In Gemmata obscuriglobus, a single genomic region encodes these proteins:
- a CDS encoding 7-carboxy-7-deazaguanine synthase QueE has product MSEPKRTLLADVPPEARHRVTLLRDLPAGELLVHEIYLSVQGESTFAGLPCVFVRTSVCDSRCRWCDTPHAFTQGTRVPRAEVLGKVLSFGCPLVEITGGEPLLQPDVLPLMSELCAAGKTVLLETSGAHDVSAVDPRVHIIMDVKCPASGESHRNRWANFDALKPTDQIKFVIASRADWDWAVGVIRAHKLDERFACLVSCVFSDLKPVELVGWLLASGLHRVRMQLQMHKYIWEPNARGV; this is encoded by the coding sequence ATGAGCGAACCGAAGCGCACTTTACTGGCCGACGTGCCCCCCGAGGCGCGGCACCGCGTGACCCTTCTGCGCGACCTGCCGGCGGGCGAACTGCTGGTCCACGAGATCTACCTGAGCGTGCAGGGCGAGTCGACGTTCGCCGGCCTGCCGTGCGTGTTCGTCCGCACCTCCGTGTGCGACTCCCGGTGCCGGTGGTGCGACACCCCGCACGCGTTCACCCAAGGCACCCGCGTGCCCCGGGCCGAGGTGCTGGGGAAGGTGTTGAGTTTCGGGTGCCCGCTGGTCGAAATCACCGGCGGCGAACCGCTCCTGCAACCCGACGTGCTCCCGCTCATGAGCGAGCTGTGCGCCGCGGGCAAAACGGTGCTACTGGAGACCAGCGGCGCGCACGACGTCAGCGCCGTCGATCCGCGCGTCCACATCATCATGGACGTGAAGTGCCCCGCCAGCGGCGAGAGCCACCGAAACCGGTGGGCGAACTTCGACGCGCTGAAGCCCACCGACCAGATCAAGTTCGTGATCGCGTCCCGCGCCGACTGGGACTGGGCCGTGGGCGTGATCCGCGCGCACAAGCTGGACGAGCGGTTCGCCTGTCTGGTGAGCTGCGTGTTCTCGGACCTGAAGCCCGTGGAACTGGTCGGCTGGCTGCTCGCGTCCGGCCTGCACCGGGTGCGGATGCAGCTCCAGATGCACAAATACATCTGGGAGCCGAACGCGCGGGGCGTGTGA
- a CDS encoding peptidylprolyl isomerase, with translation MRHPLALSLTLLAGSTFALAQPPAANPNLAATVNGEQITLAEVDALLKTTLPLTPLTAAQKRQMRVEVLADMVDDVLLRQFLRKNGPKVDPAEIDAQLKAFGEKLKAEGKTLADFYRETGQTEAQVKEAWTTAMQLTGYVKSNATEEQLKAYFAANKDHFDRVEVKVRHVVLRAGKSASPAERAAAKEKLEAIRADIAGGKLDFADAAKKHSHCPSGPAGGDIGVIYRKGGIVDEAFAKAAFALKPGELSGVVETDFGYHLIQVTERKPGTPTTYDKSATDVLDTYSDEFRADLIAKLRKQGQIQITVP, from the coding sequence ATGCGCCACCCGCTCGCGCTCTCGCTCACACTGCTCGCCGGCAGCACGTTCGCGCTCGCCCAGCCGCCGGCCGCCAACCCGAACCTCGCCGCGACCGTCAACGGGGAGCAGATCACGCTCGCCGAGGTGGACGCGCTCCTCAAAACGACGCTCCCGCTCACCCCGCTGACCGCGGCGCAGAAGCGCCAGATGCGGGTCGAGGTGCTCGCGGACATGGTGGACGATGTCCTGCTCCGGCAGTTCTTGCGAAAGAACGGGCCGAAGGTCGACCCCGCCGAGATCGACGCCCAGCTCAAGGCCTTCGGCGAGAAGCTAAAGGCCGAGGGCAAAACGCTCGCGGACTTCTACCGGGAGACCGGGCAGACCGAGGCGCAAGTGAAGGAGGCGTGGACCACCGCGATGCAGCTCACCGGTTACGTGAAGAGCAACGCGACTGAGGAGCAACTGAAGGCGTACTTCGCGGCGAACAAGGACCACTTCGACCGCGTGGAGGTCAAGGTGCGGCACGTGGTGCTGCGTGCCGGCAAGAGCGCGTCGCCCGCGGAGCGCGCCGCCGCAAAGGAGAAGCTCGAAGCGATCCGCGCCGACATCGCGGGCGGGAAGCTCGATTTCGCGGACGCGGCGAAGAAGCACTCCCACTGTCCGAGCGGCCCGGCCGGCGGCGACATCGGCGTCATTTATCGCAAGGGCGGCATCGTGGACGAGGCGTTCGCAAAGGCCGCGTTCGCGCTGAAGCCCGGCGAACTGAGCGGGGTGGTCGAAACCGATTTCGGCTATCACCTCATTCAGGTGACCGAGCGCAAACCCGGGACCCCGACGACGTACGACAAATCCGCAACGGACGTGCTCGATACCTACAGCGACGAGTTCCGCGCCGACCTGATCGCCAAGCTCCGCAAACAGGGTCAAATTCAGATCACTGTTCCCTAG